One Devosia lacusdianchii genomic window carries:
- the urtB gene encoding urea ABC transporter permease subunit UrtB, which produces MNAISLLRTIALFLALTLGLANPAQAQVADAELTPLVDALAPGNFKDREAAIGVLVATGDPRVVPVLEVLLEGELYFDEASGKVVFTSEAGGEGTISDPVTGAELPDLTEDGLDKVKVNNGLRRVLRTAIGQMTLLSEDPDVRLFAAQSILRDADPAQLELLDSAIAAETDAGIRRVMEQARAAIILKTPDASVEDWEAAIPVVQAIGGRDALNTLTTALNTAPEAVKPAIQTAIDGLARDRAVWDVAQNVWFGISLGSVLLLAAIGLAITFGVMGVINMAHGEMVMLGAYTTFVVQEVIRQNYPGLFDWSLAIALPLAFLVTGLIGIAIERGVIRFLYGRPLETLLATWGLSLIIQQAVQRIFTANIREVGNPSWMSGSFELGGLAITWNRFYIVIFAGLVFLTLLMVLKYTAIGLHMRAVTQNRRMASSMGIRTPLVDAMTFGLGSGIAGLAGVALSQIGNVSPNLGQGYIIDSFMVVVFGGVGNLWGTLVGALTLGIANKFIEPYAGAVLGKIIILVLIILFIQRRPRGLFALKGRSIEA; this is translated from the coding sequence ATGAACGCAATCAGCCTTCTCCGCACTATCGCGCTCTTCCTTGCTCTCACTCTCGGCCTCGCCAACCCCGCCCAGGCGCAGGTCGCCGACGCTGAGCTCACGCCCCTGGTCGACGCTCTCGCTCCGGGTAACTTCAAGGATCGCGAAGCCGCCATCGGCGTTCTCGTCGCCACCGGCGATCCGCGCGTCGTGCCCGTGCTCGAAGTCCTGCTCGAGGGCGAACTCTATTTCGACGAGGCCAGCGGCAAGGTCGTCTTCACGTCGGAGGCCGGCGGCGAAGGCACCATTTCCGACCCGGTCACCGGCGCCGAACTGCCCGATCTCACCGAGGACGGGCTCGACAAGGTGAAGGTCAATAACGGCCTGCGCCGTGTGCTGCGCACTGCAATCGGCCAGATGACCCTGCTGAGCGAAGACCCCGACGTCCGCCTCTTTGCCGCCCAGTCCATCCTGCGCGACGCCGATCCGGCCCAGCTTGAACTGCTCGACAGCGCCATCGCCGCCGAGACCGATGCCGGCATCAGGCGCGTCATGGAGCAGGCCCGCGCCGCCATTATCCTAAAGACCCCGGACGCCTCGGTCGAGGACTGGGAGGCCGCCATTCCCGTGGTCCAGGCCATCGGCGGCCGCGATGCGCTCAATACGCTGACCACCGCGCTCAACACCGCACCCGAAGCGGTCAAGCCCGCCATCCAGACCGCCATAGACGGCCTGGCCCGCGACCGCGCCGTCTGGGATGTGGCGCAGAATGTCTGGTTCGGGATTTCCCTTGGTTCAGTTCTGTTGCTGGCCGCCATCGGCCTCGCCATCACCTTCGGCGTCATGGGCGTCATCAACATGGCCCATGGCGAAATGGTGATGCTGGGCGCCTACACCACCTTCGTGGTGCAGGAAGTCATCCGCCAGAACTACCCCGGCCTGTTCGACTGGTCCCTCGCCATTGCTCTGCCGCTGGCCTTCCTTGTCACCGGCCTCATCGGCATCGCGATCGAACGCGGAGTCATCCGCTTCCTCTACGGTCGCCCCCTCGAAACCCTCCTCGCCACCTGGGGTCTGTCGCTCATCATCCAGCAGGCCGTGCAGCGCATCTTCACCGCCAACATTCGCGAAGTCGGCAACCCAAGCTGGATGTCCGGTTCCTTCGAACTCGGCGGCCTCGCCATCACGTGGAACCGCTTCTATATCGTCATCTTCGCGGGCCTTGTCTTCCTGACCCTGCTGATGGTGCTCAAATACACCGCCATTGGCCTCCACATGCGCGCTGTCACCCAAAACCGCCGCATGGCCTCATCAATGGGCATCCGAACCCCGCTCGTCGACGCCATGACCTTCGGCCTCGGCTCCGGCATTGCCGGCCTCGCCGGCGTGGCCCTCAGCCAGATCGGCAACGTTTCGCCCAACCTTGGGCAGGGCTACATCATAGACAGCTTCATGGTCGTGGTCTTCGGCGGCGTGGGCAATCTCTGGGGCACCCTGGTCGGCGCCCTCACGCTTGGCATCGCCAACAAGTTCATCGAGCCCTATGCCGGCGCCGTGCTGGGCAAGATCATCATCCTCGTCCTCATCATCCTCTTCATCCAGCGCCGCCCGCGCGGCCTCTTCGCGCTCAAGGGACGCTCGATCGAAGCATGA